The sequence below is a genomic window from Lolium perenne isolate Kyuss_39 chromosome 7, Kyuss_2.0, whole genome shotgun sequence.
TGCCCACCCGTGAATCCTTGATCCTAAAGAACAGGGCAAGTAACTCAGAACGCAAAGAGCGCGGCTCCGAGGAGAGCGCCGAGAAGCAGGGAACCGCTGCCTGCCGTCCTCGCGGCGGCACCTTTAGCCGGCGCGGGCGCCGGGGCAGGGGCAGGCACGTGGACGAGCCCGGCGGCCCGCGGGGACTGAGCGGGCGCGGCAGCCGGGACGGGCGCAGAACCGGGGCGGCGGCCGTGCTTGTCGgacatgacgacgacgatgaggcgCTCGCCCTTGTCGCAGTTCCCGGGGGTGCCGCTGACGAAGTAGCGCCGGCCGGAGCGCGGCAGCGGCACGGTGGCGTCGCTGGCCTTGTAGGTGTTGATGGGGCTGGCCGTGCTGCAGCGGTTGTAGTCGTCCTGGCTGACCTCTAGCACCGAGTCCGCCGCGGCGTTGAACTTGAACACTGCGTTGGACATAGAAAAAGATTCAGAGGAATTCGAGAGTCACAGGAACTGCAAACGTGATTGAATCTGCAACTAACAAGGATGTACTAGCTAGTATACACGCGACTGACGCGATTCCTGGTGGTGGCGTGACTTACCGAGGTTGTCGCCGATGTGGAAACGGTTGGCCGATGCCCACTTGTTGAGCGCGTCGGACATGGCCGGCACCTTCCACCCGTCAGTGGGGCCGCCGACGATGAAGTCCTTGGCCTGCGATCCAGCCGCGAAGGCGAGAACGACGAAAGAGCAGAGAAGGAGCACCCTGGACGCCATTGTTGACGAGACAAGAAGGTTGGAGAGAGTGGCGAGAGGAGAGTTGTGTGAGCAGACGACTGTGTGCTATGCTATGCTGGGTGGGGAAGAGATGAGGCAGATGGGGCGTTTAAGTAGGCAGATGGGGTCAAAACTAGCCGTTGATAGGCGCAGCCCAGGTTGGCAGCTAACGTTCCAGGTAGTCTATCTTCTATTTTGGACCGTTGCCCTTCTGTGGTCCCGAGAAGGAATCAGCCAACGGACAGACACCTGAGACTCGGTGGAGCACCAGCGGAGGAGTGAGGCACGCGCCCTGTGTGTGTGGGCTGGGGCGCTGGGCTAGCCGGCCTCGTGCTTTTCTTCTCTTAAAAATGTAAAAAATGTCCCTGTAGATCGGGCTGCCCTTCTTATTCTACTAGTGACTACCAAATGAAAGGTTCAGCTTTTCCGCTGGAGCGATGGACTTACCCGAAGATTCCAGCAACTTCAGTCGGAAGTTACCACCGCGGGAACACAGCTGGGGGGCGAATCCAAGCGCTGGCAACCGTTGGATCAAATAAGATTTGGTCTGATACACGGCAGATAGAAACTCCAAGAGACAAATCAACGGCCTGGATTACTTTAGGATGCATTGGCGGGAACTGAGTGGCAAATCCAAATTCAAAAACTCGTGTACTATATAGTGGTATAGGTATATCTTATTCTAAGTGCATCTCCAGCGGCACGAGCAAAACGGTCGTTGAGCGACCGCTTTCGTccaccgtgaccggaaatgcgtctggcaccaccttcAGCCATTGGCGGACGCAGCGGGTGGGCCGAGGGGCCCGTGGCCCACCTAGAAATTCGCTGCCCAGAACTTAGACCCatgggaaaaaaagaaaaaaagcccGATTCGGCCCCAAACAAGTGACTTCTCGTCGACTTGTCGACCACGAGGCTCGATTCCGATTCCCCaatccccacgcgacgcggccaccGTCCCCCGACCCGACCGCATCCTCCACTCACTGCCGCCACCCCGACGCCGCCCTAGGCCCGCCGCCGCTCCACGCCCAGTCCGGCACTCTGCCCAATCCGGCGTTTGCCCACGGCCCGCCCCAGCTGCGCCCGCCCATGCCCCGCCTGGCCGCGCTGACCGCCGGCCGCCTGGCCGCAGCACTAAACGCGGAGGACCGCCCCGGACCGGATCTTCCCACGACCGAGCTGCGAGCCTGCGACCAGAACTCCAGAAGTGAGCGGCCAATTTTGCATATGAATGACTCTCAGTCTCTTGTTATGCTTGTTCTCATGTTATGTGTATGTTCTGTGCATATAAAGTGTTATTTTCATCATGATTTTCATGTGTCTCTACATGTTTGTTCTGTGTATGTTAAGTCTTATATGATGAAGATTGAAGAACACATAAAATTGCTAAATTAGTAATGTTTCAATTCTGTAGAAATAAAGAGAAATAGCCAAATTGCGCTACTTTTTCAGAAACAAGCATCAAAGAAGATTGCATCTCCGGTCCAATCCTATATTGTACCCGACGAAGAAGTCGAGTCCGATATTGAGAGTGAGATTGACATTGAAGATACAACACCACACCCACCTTCACCCCAACAACCAATTGCAAGGTCACATGATGCTCACTTTCTTCCACATGATCCGGGGGAAAGGATTCCTATATCAAGTTATGATGTTAATATTCAAGATGATGTTCGGAGAGGATATATCCTAAAAGGTCCGTGCCAACCATATGAGCATGATTTCACAACAACAAAAAAGAAGGGTAAAAATCGACACTTTAGTTGTGTTTGGTTTCATCACTACAATTGGCTAGAATATAGTATCGAAAAGGATGCGGCATTTTGCTTTATGTGTTTCTTGTTCAAAGAGAGAGCCAATGGAGGTCCCGGAGGAGATGCCTTTGTTAAAGATGGTTTTAGAAATTGGAAAAAACCCGAATCATTTAAGAAGCATGTGGGTGGTGTTACTAGCATTCACAACCAAGCTCAAGAGAAGTACAACTTATTTGTTGCACCCAACACCAAAATTGATAATGTTCTTATGAAGGTGTCTAAGAAGGATGTACTTCTTTACAAGACTAGGCTAACTTACTCTCTTAGATGCTTGAGATTTCTTTTGAAACAAGGATTGGCATTCCGTGGACATGATGAGAGTGAAGAATCAACCAACCGGGGAAATTTTCTTGAACTTCTAAAGTGGCTTGCAGAAGGTAATGAGGAAGTCAATAAGGTTGTTTTGAAGAATGCTCCCGGAAATTGCATCTTGAATAGTCCAAGGATACAACATGACATTATTGAATGTTGTGCGATAGAAACTACTAGACTAATCattgaagatcttgatggtgaccACTATGCAATTCTAGCCGACGAGTCTAGTGATATGTCTCACAAAGAACAACTTGCTCTTTGTTTGCGTTATGTGGATAAATTGGGAAGAATATGTGAGAGGTTCCTTGGAGTAGTTCATGTTTCCGATACTACTTCATTGTCTCTCAAGGTTGTAATTATATCTTTGCTAAAAGATCATCATTTGTCTCCCACTCAAATTCGTGGACAAGGATATGATGGGGCTAGCAACATGAAGGGTGAGATTAAGGGGTTGAAAACATTGATCATGAAAGAGTCACCATCTTCTTATTACATACATTGCTTtgcacatcaacttcaattggttcTTATTGCCTTGGCAAAGGATAATGAAGCATGTGTGTGGTTCTTTGATCATGTTTCTTATTTGTTCAATATCATTGGAGTTTCTTGCAAGCGTCATGACATGCTTCGAGATGTTAGAGCTCAACAAGTTTTACAGGCACTTGAGATGGGTGAAATTGAAAGTGGAAGTGGACTCAATCAAGAGATGGGTTTATCTAGACCCGGTGATACTCGATGGGGCTCTCATTACAAGACCATTCTACACATTGTTGATATGTACCCGGTGATACTTGAGGTGCTTGTAAGGATTTGAAAAGATCCTTCACAAAAGAGTGAGTGGACAAGAATAAGAGGAGTTGCCGCGGCCTTTGAATCATTTGACTTTGTTTTCAATCTCAACTTGATGCTTGTTGTTCTTGGCTACACAAATGACTTGTCTATATCTTTGCAAAAGAAGGATCAAGATATTCTCAATGCAATGGCGCTTGTTGATTGGCAAAGGAGAAAATGAAGGATATGAGGTCATCACTTGGATGGGAAAGATTTCTTGCAAAGGTGACATTCTTTTGCAACACTCATGGCATTGAAGTTCCTTCCCCGGAATCTAATTATGTGGCTCATGGAAGATCACAACGGTATTATGAAAAGCAAACAAATGATGATCGTTATAGAAGAGAAGTGTATCTTGGTGTTGttgatcaagttattcaagagctTGACAATCGGTTTGATGAGGTTAACATGGAGTTGCTTATTTGTATGGCGGCTTTGAATCCCGTGAATTCATTTGCTTCTTATGATGCACAAAAGGTAATGAGACTTGCTCAATTCTACCCCAATGACATATCAAGCATGGATTTGTTAAGACTTGAACCCCAACTTGAGATCTTTATTGATGACATGAGAAAAGATGATAGATTCAAATGTGTCAATCATCTTGGTGAGCTCTCTATTAAGCTTGTTGAAACAAAAAAGCATGTTGTTTATGATTTAGTTTACATGCTTCTCAAATTGATATTGCTTCTACCGGTGGCGACGGTGAATGTTGAAAGAGTATTTTCCGCAATGAGTCTAGTGAAAAACAAGTTGAGAAATAGTATGGGTGATAACCTCTTAAACCATTGCTTAGTGACATTTATCGAGCGAGGGGTGTTCATTCATGTAAGTGATGATACCATTGTTGAAACTTTCATGGCAATGCGAAACCGTAGATTGAAGAAATGATGTAAGTTTCTAATTATACTATATTCTACATGTAAGACCCTTGTAATGTTTTGAACTATTTGTATTGTCATCGTGCACATTTGATATATGTGTTGAACTCCAATGCAATGAATTTGTCTTGTATATTGTTCATTACTTCATTATGTAAAGGTTTTTCACATTTAGGGGGTGCGCAAAAAAAATTTTAGGTATGCCCCCCTCCAATTCTTTCCTGCCActgcctccagcggggcgacgcaaagtgaccgggccgtctgcggagatgcaaacctggcccaaatatgcgtcaggtttgcgtctccgcggacgctccgcgGTCGCGAAAACTGTCCGCATTGGGTGCATCCGGGCCCGGTTGGTAGTGAGTaggtaagcaaaagattttttTCATTAcaattgattggccaaaaggaccatctttacagagatggttagtcgagttaacctaaaactacaacgggcgtacctactcgccgtcgcgcggcctactaCTGGCCGCCAGAAGGGCCGGCACCGTCGTCGAAGCGGGAGTGCTTGGCGCACTCCGCGCGTCGCGCACGCCGGCGAACGGACATCTCGTCCTTccgcctgcggcgttcgagggACTCAGCCAGGGAGCTGTACCACAGGGCCTCCGCCTGGGCCAACGCCACCTGGGTAgccgccgcctccaccgccgcctgggcctcctcctcctccgacgccGTCGCGTCCTCGTTCGTTTGGGCCGCCGCCTGCAACCCCGCCAGgtgggcgacgaagcgggccctgtccctagccgcctccaccaccgcttcgtccctggcggcgatggcgacctccagctcctggttctcctgctcgacccgcgcgggagaagggcccctacgcTGCAGCGAGTCCAGGTCAGAGCACACTAGCCCCCGAGCCCTGGCCATCGCATAactgtgggcttcctcctccgccacccaagcctgacggcgctgggtgtccccagccagggactcgaaggacgcgagcagaacccgctggtcgccggcgcactcgaagcggcgggcgggcacggggggggggggtcgtcgtccgcgatgtcgtggatgacggcgtccgccggaggggccgccatggccgcccgcgcctccgcgagctcggccctggcgtcggcgagctcggccatggcgttagcgatctccgccctggtcgccgcgaggcgcccttccgcgcgctctgccacctccgccaccgcctccaggtccagctgctgggcCTCAATGCCGACGACgactacctcctcctcctcctcctcctccgggtggaggtGGCGGCACATCTGAACAACGTGCTCCCAACTAAGGTTCTGCCCGGCCATGGATGGattagcttgaggtgtgcccgtcgcccccgccggtgtccaccatatatagccacggcggggcgggaaagGGCGTTGGTGCGTAGGTCGTTTCCCGCGCGTGCGAAACAccggcgaaacttgccaatgtattgggcacgCGCGGGAACGATCGTCGTTGTGAaggaacagttaatcgccggcggcagtcctcgacgggacgtaaaacgccattagcgaGCTTGATGCTGTCCCCGGTTAAAAAATGCGTCCGCACCGCTGGAGGtacccagacgcaaacggtcgccctgGGCCACATCGCGTCCGCGGGCCgatgcaaacggacatttcggacgtctGAAATGCatcggcccgctggagatgccctaagcttgAAATGTCCAGGAGCTTCGCGACGCACATAGCGAGAAATTCGTGGTCCAGGCCCAAGAAGCTGCAGGTCATCTTCTTCATTGACCTCCCGATGGTCGTCTTCTTCGCCAACTTCATCCTTTCCATCGCTCACGCGGCCCCTACTGGCCAGACCGCCAGCTACCGCCACCTGCGGCTGGCGGGCTTTCGCCCCGTCTCGATGTTGCCTCCGTCAATCCTCCACCGCTCTGAACCTTCTTCTAACCCTttttcaacacccggattttttattccagatgcctattatgccatacatcgcaatcccaggaagattgtttttgcgagacataacagttgatatcacagaacattattcattacaaaccaaatcgtcttacaacaagggatctcatgatccaatcttaaaacaacagttgatctacatatcaaatacaaaatacatagcggaagaaatgtagtagcggtccatctgtttcataggcaacgcttgacgttgggaggtggtcctagttatcgtagacgtcctgctgcccatcttcctggtactggtgctcctcttcatagtatggccatttgaatagccagggacaaagccatgagtactttataaAGTACTCACAAACTACCACTAATATAAGTACTAGTAGCTCTAAGAAGGGTTCTAagcttctaggtttatttgcacaaagctagttttatttcatcaACACTTAAAATTTAAAGACTCTTTATTTTCCTAaaattactcaagtgggaacattagtgtcatccccacaACTTGGTGGTAGTCAAGTGAAGTTCacctttcaagtcacaagtcattttgaaaacatctgacaacggaacagtatggccatccaaccgtccatgaccgcggacacagctattcgaatagtttaacactctgcagaggttgtacacttgtgccacaacttttgattacatccgtcagagatagccctgaatcatcatactcagtatgcggatcatcaaccattaaccttttacttacataccctagtataggcacctcccctatgagcttggcctcccagcgaTAGCATtctgccatcctgggaactgcacaaggcttgggtaggacattcatctctttttcacgtcatttcaccgttcacggaggcagcctcggcagaacccctatgacgcttgttcagtgggaacccatactaaagtacataaatttccagttaagccttacccattatcaggtattgtgggggtactctaaagttggaatggtatcgcatccgaacccaaccatcagttcttGTCAAATTCACCTTGTCATTAAAAAGTCATATTCGCCTTCAAACTTTtagtagaatgactcatcattctaaggttttcaaagtcatttgattcacaagttcccatctagagtagtcaattttacttttagcactagcaactagtcatgaggggtgctaactaaagttcagctctctaggctaagtttgatgctcttgtaatattctatctctagaccaatatCAACTATAAGAAAAAGCCTTGGTAAACAAAGTAAAAGattgcaagataaaaacttgggcttGGACAAATCCTTAAACAAAAGAATATTGCAAGGGTAGTTTTCACTAGTATTGCTTCCATTAGTAGAGCTTGCTCATGGTAATATCTTGTATTGGTAATAACTTGCCTTGCTTGGTACAATGATCaaagtgttcctcctcttcttcgtaaaagacctcctcctcctcgtagccttcggtactagcgtctataaatggatacgaggtatacaatcaccaaacaatacttaaggagACTATTTAGCCATATTAgctcacacaagatgatctatTATCATCACAAGAATTTATACTAGGGTTTCCATTTATTTCCTttgaaaagtaatttcctctcattgaacattactatgatttaatatcctcaaataataaagtatgagatcatgctgaccaaagtcaccacttcatacttatccatttgggaaaatgatttaaatgagatactacatctcatacaatttaaacactactttgaaaaagatttaatattatcaagtaataaaATATGAGTTTCTGTAGACTAAGGTCATTTCCTCACATTAAATTACTTGGGACAGTGATTTAAATAAGAGGCTACCTCTCATAATACTTTGCTAATATTTTTGGaggatttaaatgggctagaaatagCGACATAGCCATTATTTCACTCTAGCCCATAATCATGGTAAACACtaatgtcatatttttacatattcatgtatagtgtttgaaatgtgaattttgagaggtggaatcaactcaaaatattTTATGGTTGATTTCTAATAAATGTTTGGCATTTGAAAAGGtattgtcttgttatttttactacaagTGTTCTACAATTCTTCTAAGGTTGAAACCAATTtatttggctagataatttcataagctttccagaaataTTTATTTCATAAATTTTGGCTCAGTCGATATttttctatttaattttgaataGGGCAGCAATATTATATCTAGGCTAAAAAGAATAAATCGAATTTTGAATTAACGGGCTTAGGAGGGAAATGCTAACGGGCCAGGAGAAAAAAAGaaaagggccggcccagtggCGCGTCTCGCACATGCGAGCGGCCTGACAGCGGACCCCGCTTGTCAGTGTCTATTAAAACACCGAAATGGTACGCGCGAGgagggccgtaggattagaacacgaTCTAACGGCTGAGGCTCGTCGTCATCGACGGTGAGCTCAAACCCTACTTGCGGtgaacctagggggtcggaggctcaccggagGTCCAGCGAGCGTCGGCGATGAGGTAGATCGGCGTTGTCGATgacggcgaggctcctggtaccggcaacagctcctggggtggctccaatcatCGGCTCCTTCTGCGATGGCTCCAGCAGTGCTCCGGCCAGTAATTAGGACGGTGGTGATGAAATTGGAAGGGGGCGGTGCTCGAGGAGGATCAGTGAGAGGAGGGGAAGAGaatggtgtgaagaaatcgagcaggggagtgctccttttatagcaagCGAGAGGGACAGCGCGGCACGGGCAGATTGTCGGTGTCGACGGTGCTATAGCGGCGGAGAGGCATGGGCGAGGAGCTAGGACGGTGCAGCGTGGCCTGGCGGTCCTTGTGTGCGTCACTGCGCAGCAGGAGGTGGACGGGATGGCTCGGCGATGTCGGTGTCCATCACGGGTCCGGCGGAGATCGTCGACAATGACGACGGCTACAAAACGCTCTGGGCCAAACGGCCATGTCTGGGAGGTAGCTGGTGTCCTGGTGAGTGTGTGGGTAGAAgctgaggtcaaggcgaggacggaGGTGACGGGGCGACGACGTGCTCTGCGTGCCCGTGGACACggccgtgcacgctctggcgtcaCTGGGTGACATGGGCACGTCCTGTGCTGGCCAGTGCAAGGCTCTCCTTGGTTGATGGCAGGTACAGCGTGCTCAGTGGAGGAAGTTCAACCTCCAGTACGTGATGAGGTGAGCCAGGGTAGAGCGAAAGGGAGGGGTGGCATGGTGGTTGACATGGTGAGTGACATGACCATGTCCTGGTCATGATCATCAAGGAAACAGTGGAGCAAATGCGTGGCATTGTCCAGAGGGGTGTAGAGGGAGGTGAGGTTGACAATGGAAGTGATGGTTTAGGCTTAAACCCACTGGTTTTTAGGGTGTATGCTCATATCTGAATCATGCACaccaagtgttcgacacaatggctgcAAGAACTTTAAATTGAATTTTGCCAAAATATTTTATGGGTGTTACTCTAATATTGTTTGACATACCTTGGTGGCATTGGTTTGCAAAATGAAGTTGATTTGGTGAAATTCAAATTCGGGATGATCTTAAATCTGTTTCAATGTTGCTACTTTGGATGCTTATTATAAGCAATTGAAAATGAATTTGCAAGGTTGTTCAACACCAATGTGATCACCTTGATGTTCTCTTGGATGATGGGCAAAGAGATGGGGAAGTTTAGTTTACAAAAGAATAACCACatgggctcaaagtaggcatcctCATAATATTTGcagaagtgaccattatcatatgtgacttgattttaatttttctttttatttgttttgCTTTTCTTTGACTCAAATGTTATTGTTTTGAGTTTATTAATGTTTTCCACCATCTACACAAAGTAAACATGGCATAGGTTAAGATTTGCCAATGTGGCCATAGGCTCATATATGAttctatttttgttttattttctttttctttgtttctctTGGATCCAAAtaggcatggtttagggtttagaaacattttcaaatacttcaaacaaacatcatggcaaCCTCACAACATACATGCATTCACCTAATAGAAAAGATTTTGAAATAGGCAAGTTTTTGTTGACTCTCAATTTTTGATAAATGGAAATTGttttttctttgttttaaaattttggggtgttacaaacctccccccccccctaaaaaatctcgtcccgagatttaagaaaagttaggatcctaagagagattgggcaaatgggttaacaggaaaacataccctGCATGGCttcgggtgcttcctgggcttctgttGCACTCATGCGGTAGaaacgaccgttgcggttgttcgggttccttccAGTTGAGACAcgacgctgttgctgggcaggtgcagcggtattgggtgATGTCTTAATTaatttcttggggcactcattggagtaatgaccagtaactccacattcatagcaggtcacagttgacttgtcctttggggcaatggggacagcattgcttccagttcttggggcagtgttggtgttgttgttaccattatggttgttgttgttgttgttgttgttgttgttgttgttgtggttattGTTGTTGCTTCCGGGCTTCGGGTGTAGTCCATTGTGGTTGATGAAGTTCGGATGGAACGTCGGAACAGATGGCTTGTTGGGTCTTGGTGCAAATCCTGCAGGTGAACTGGTGCGGTATTTCTGTGCattgttgggtccattctggtgcatcattctgcgcttgcggttctcattggcttggtgaagctttccttccatctggatggcagaatcaactagggcttccaggtcagcaaaCAGAATATTCACTAGcactgtctgcatctcatcatgcagtccattcagaaatctttccttcttcttttcaTTGGTGtttgtctcatccggggcgtacctagacAGAGTAAGGAACCTGTCACAGTATTCCACCACAgatattcttccttgcttgatctctctgaactcatctctcatcttcttgatcaaacccggtggcacatggtatctgctgaacttgagcttgaagtcctcccaagtcatcatctgtccggcattcattgcacgggcactgttccaccaggctctggcaggtcctgacagataaTGGGTGGCAAACACCACCTTCTCAGCAGCTTCAACTCctgca
It includes:
- the LOC127301027 gene encoding early nodulin-like protein 13 gives rise to the protein MASRVLLLCSFVVLAFAAGSQAKDFIVGGPTDGWKVPAMSDALNKWASANRFHIGDNLVFKFNAAADSVLEVSQDDYNRCSTASPINTYKASDATVPLPRSGRRYFVSGTPGNCDKGERLIVVVMSDKHGRRPGSAPVPAAAPAQSPRAAGLVHVPAPAPAPAPAKGAAARTAGSGSLLLGALLGAALFAF